One genomic window of Trichomycterus rosablanca isolate fTriRos1 chromosome 1, fTriRos1.hap1, whole genome shotgun sequence includes the following:
- the LOC134316952 gene encoding piggyBac transposable element-derived protein 2-like: MPHTSKREGIFYAHQLLQEYDNEYSDSSDEEWLPENNRDIGDEDDEGDADSKDTVSQDVESQDDEGLDDEGQEAERGQHVEGAEENVRMVPTQRNICKAPACTQPRKYVWKVQDNNFEGDLPPFLGDRKVNVEGREPIDLFRHLFPLDLIDEIVHNTNMYALQKGKENLAVTSEEMQIFLGINMVMGYIRYPRARMYWSSEDGLRLGIIADAMSVNRYEQILSHLHFVDNYTYQPANTDRLFKITPVLSTLQKTFLAAADPEEFQSIDEQIIPFKGQLSIKQYIPKKPKPWGVKVWVRAGSSGYVYRFEVYQGSANRGHSSGLGMAGDVVMRLCDDIKHKNHKVFFDNFFCSIPLLEALKDMGIYGTGTCRANRVKGASQKLKSEKQLKEEGRGACTNRNITVTRWLDSSVIHMA; this comes from the coding sequence TGACAATGAGTATAGTGACAGCAGTGATGAGGAGTGGCTGCCAGAGAACAATAGAGACATAGGAGATGAGGATGATGAAGGAGATGCAGACAGTAAGGATACAGTGAGTCAGGATGTTGAAAGTCAAGATGACGAGGGCCTGGATGATGAAGGACAGGAAGCAGAGAGAGGTCAGCATGTTGAGGGAGCTGAGGAAAATGTCCGTATGGTACCTACCCAGAGAAATATTTGCAAGGCACCTGCCTGCACTCAACCTCGCAAATATGTCTGGAAAGTCCAAGACAACAACTTTGAAGGAGACTTGCCACCTTTTCTAGGAGACAGGAAAGTGAATGTTGAGGGAAGAGAACCAATTGATTTATTTAGGCATCTGTTTCCCTTAGATCTCATCGATGAGATAGTGCATAACACCAACATGTATGCTCTGCAGAAAGGGAAAGAAAATTTGGCAGTGACAAGCGAAGAAATGCAAATTTTTCTAGGGATCAACATGGTCATGGGGTACATTCGATATCCTAGGGCACGAATGTACTGGTCCAGTGAGGATGGCCTTCGTCTTGGAATAATTGCAGATGCCATGTCTGTAAACAGATATGAGCAAATTCTGAGTCATCTGCACTTTGTGGATAACTATACATACCAGCCAGCAAACACAGATAGGCTCTTCAAAATAACACCAGTGCTAAGTACACTTCAGAAAACATTCCTGGCGGCAGCAGACCCTGAAGAATTCCAATCAATTGATGAGCAAATAATTCCCTTCAAAGGCCAACTATCAATTAAGCAATACATACCAAAAAAGCCCAAACCCTGGGGAGTGAAAGTATGGGTGAGGGCAGGGTCCTCAGGTTATGTGTACAGATTTGAAGTGTACCAGGGCTCAGCAAATAGGGGTCACAGCAGTGGTTTGGGAATGGCTGGAGATGTAGTGATGCGCCTTTGTGATGACATAAAGCACAAAAACCACAAGGTGTTTTTTGACAATTTCTTCTGCAGCATTCCACTCCTTGAGGCCTTGAAAGACATGGGCATCTATGGCACAGGTACATGCAGAGCAAACAGAGTGAAAGGAGCGAGTCAAAAACTCAAGAGTGAAAAACAACTGAAAGAAGAAGGCAGAGGGGCCTGCACAAACAGAAACATCACTGTCACACGTTGGCTTGACAGCTCAGTCATCCACATGGCATAG